In one Neobacillus sp. CF12 genomic region, the following are encoded:
- a CDS encoding LTA synthase family protein yields MNRISLIGFLHPIVLLLLVLFIKIFAFQVVVFENTSFFHVLLVEFPMWALVLSALMIFFKKRTWLAIWLYNLFLSTLFIVVVYYTRYFSTVPSYYDVKQIYQSNSVGGTVALLGSPYDFLFFLDVVLVLPLIWFFKKGSTSFAGAKKWAIGFGCLGLIMTFIAFRYPLIDVSYFAKKHGYIQSQFVQAYENSLGTAFASQERLSEKELEKLKGNTYVPANKHDTYGLAKNRHVFIIQVESLQEFTINKRINGQEITPNLNRLLKESAYFDNVYQQIGAGNTSDAEWLMHTSLYPEGMDPTVNTIEGTEIPSLAWTLKKHGYGAATYHADDITYWSRDKLYPALGFDYVYTSNEIPNEKEIGFGPADEVLFNFVEDQLAKQLKTHDRMYSNIITLTSHTPFEMPEENEFLDLPEIYKDTYVGNYFQSVRYTDEQIGLFINELKRLDIYDESVILIFGDHSGLHGAPVTDQDKILLKEVLGHEYTMQDRFVVPVLFTAPGLFTGETYSHLGGQIDLMPTLLNLLGIEHDTQMIGHNLFHYKKNLLGMRYYLPGGSFISDKTFYTAPSAKLPAAIYDRKTMKKTKNTNRLQEKVDNTLSIMQYSDYIRKEQTEE; encoded by the coding sequence ATGAATAGGATTTCGCTTATTGGTTTTCTCCATCCAATTGTATTACTATTGCTTGTTTTGTTTATAAAAATCTTTGCCTTTCAGGTTGTAGTTTTTGAAAACACATCGTTTTTTCATGTGTTACTTGTTGAGTTTCCAATGTGGGCTCTTGTTTTATCAGCACTGATGATATTTTTTAAAAAACGGACTTGGTTAGCCATATGGCTTTATAATCTATTCTTGTCGACTCTGTTCATTGTCGTAGTTTATTATACCCGGTATTTTTCAACCGTACCATCTTATTATGATGTCAAACAAATTTATCAATCCAATTCTGTCGGCGGTACAGTCGCCCTTCTCGGCAGTCCCTATGATTTTTTATTTTTCTTAGATGTTGTCTTAGTACTTCCGCTTATCTGGTTTTTCAAAAAAGGCTCCACATCCTTTGCTGGTGCAAAAAAATGGGCTATTGGATTTGGATGTCTTGGGCTGATTATGACTTTTATAGCTTTTCGCTATCCGTTAATTGATGTATCCTACTTTGCAAAAAAGCATGGCTATATCCAATCACAATTCGTTCAGGCTTACGAAAACAGTCTCGGAACTGCTTTTGCCAGTCAGGAACGACTTTCTGAAAAAGAGCTTGAAAAGCTAAAAGGCAATACCTATGTTCCTGCAAATAAACATGACACATATGGGCTTGCAAAAAATCGCCATGTATTTATTATTCAAGTGGAGTCCCTGCAGGAATTCACCATCAATAAAAGGATTAATGGTCAGGAAATTACGCCAAACCTGAATAGACTCTTGAAAGAAAGTGCTTATTTTGATAACGTTTATCAGCAAATCGGAGCAGGTAATACATCAGACGCCGAATGGCTTATGCATACTTCGTTGTATCCAGAAGGCATGGACCCAACGGTTAATACCATAGAAGGTACAGAGATTCCTTCCCTTGCTTGGACGTTAAAAAAGCATGGCTATGGTGCTGCAACCTATCACGCGGATGATATTACCTATTGGAGTCGCGATAAATTGTATCCAGCGCTAGGATTTGATTATGTTTACACAAGTAACGAGATTCCTAACGAAAAGGAAATTGGCTTTGGCCCTGCAGATGAAGTATTGTTTAACTTTGTAGAGGATCAGTTAGCTAAGCAATTGAAAACACACGACAGAATGTATTCCAATATTATTACACTCACAAGTCATACTCCTTTTGAAATGCCTGAGGAAAATGAGTTTCTAGACCTGCCAGAAATCTATAAAGATACCTACGTCGGCAATTACTTCCAATCAGTTCGCTATACAGATGAACAAATTGGGTTATTCATCAACGAGTTAAAAAGGCTTGATATCTACGATGAATCGGTTATTTTGATTTTTGGTGATCACTCCGGCCTGCATGGTGCTCCCGTTACCGACCAAGATAAAATTCTATTAAAAGAAGTATTAGGCCATGAATATACTATGCAGGATCGTTTTGTTGTACCGGTGCTATTTACAGCACCTGGCCTCTTTACAGGTGAGACCTATTCCCATCTTGGCGGTCAAATTGATCTCATGCCGACATTATTAAACTTGCTGGGCATTGAGCATGACACACAAATGATCGGACACAATCTCTTTCACTACAAAAAAAATCTGTTAGGCATGCGTTATTACCTTCCAGGTGGATCATTTATCAGTGATAAAACCTTTTACACAGCACCAAGTGCGAAACTACCTGCTGCGATTTATGACCGAAAAACAATGAAGAAAACAAAGAATACCAATCGCCTTCAAGAAAAAGTGGATAACACCTTATCCATCATGCAGTACTCGGATTATATCCGTAAAGAACAGACAGAAGAATAG
- a CDS encoding DUF418 domain-containing protein, with protein sequence MRPTEGTKRLDILDYLRGFALLGIILVNILPLLAVKEPGFGTADASYQRFLFLFVEGRFYTLFSFLFGVGFYLFISRANAKGKNGYVLFLRRIAALFILGWFHVKFHPGEALTVYAVTGLLLLVFYKVKKEINLVIGLILLIVLSIMAFKLFMVVPLMLLGIAAGQYQLFDGVEKKINKVSIFTGLLLVVGIAGLVYQYQYAPSSPFDLNNGVDEATYMFLSIGIMIGPLITAVYVGVLILLLRLPLIQKLLSPLKSYGRMALTNYIFQTVFIYLAGYLFNLFGSLTYLQSLLVCLTIYIIQLIFSVIWLRFFQFGPLEWIWRVVTYLEVPPMRKVIKEVH encoded by the coding sequence ATGAGGCCAACGGAAGGCACTAAACGACTAGATATCCTCGATTATTTACGAGGCTTTGCGCTCCTGGGAATTATCCTTGTAAATATCCTGCCGCTTTTGGCCGTTAAGGAGCCAGGATTTGGGACAGCAGATGCATCTTATCAACGGTTTCTTTTTTTGTTTGTAGAGGGCAGATTTTATACACTCTTCTCATTTTTGTTCGGGGTAGGTTTTTATCTATTTATCTCAAGAGCAAACGCAAAAGGGAAAAATGGATACGTTTTGTTTTTACGAAGAATTGCTGCCTTATTTATCTTAGGATGGTTCCATGTTAAATTTCACCCGGGTGAGGCATTAACGGTTTATGCGGTTACGGGTCTTCTTTTACTAGTTTTCTATAAAGTAAAAAAGGAAATTAACCTCGTTATAGGTTTAATACTCCTAATTGTCCTAAGTATAATGGCCTTTAAACTGTTTATGGTGGTACCGTTAATGCTGCTTGGAATTGCAGCTGGTCAGTATCAACTATTTGATGGTGTGGAAAAGAAGATAAATAAGGTGTCAATCTTTACAGGCCTGCTACTAGTTGTAGGTATAGCGGGACTTGTTTATCAATATCAATATGCACCTTCTAGCCCATTTGATCTTAATAATGGAGTAGATGAGGCAACTTACATGTTTTTAAGTATTGGAATTATGATTGGTCCATTAATCACTGCTGTATATGTTGGGGTGCTGATTTTACTTTTGAGATTACCGCTTATTCAAAAGCTGCTATCCCCTTTGAAAAGTTATGGAAGGATGGCCCTTACAAACTATATTTTTCAAACTGTCTTTATCTACCTAGCTGGTTATCTATTCAACCTGTTTGGTTCGTTAACCTATCTCCAATCGCTACTCGTTTGTCTAACAATTTATATCATTCAACTTATCTTTAGTGTCATCTGGCTTCGTTTTTTTCAATTTGGACCACTGGAATGGATCTGGCGTGTTGTCACCTATTTAGAAGTTCCACCAATGAGGAAAGTAATAAAAGAAGTGCATTAA
- a CDS encoding DUF2642 domain-containing protein has translation MNAFNELMGKDIEIEISGGNFHSGTLVDSGLDILVLYVGRSQRFLYIPSVHVQRVKEVTADQNSIVYDLPSEKPIESDSLSISFRGILTNARGRFVEVYVTGNKSIHGYLTSIMNNHFVFYSPVFKTVFISMDHVKWLIPYPEHSSPYSISNQKLPAAPASIPLARSFEDQCIRLENQLVVIDGGDSSEKIGLLQKVWNNQLILITAERNIVYRNLEHVKTIHFA, from the coding sequence ATGAATGCGTTTAATGAATTAATGGGAAAAGATATTGAAATAGAGATTTCCGGGGGGAATTTTCATTCGGGAACTCTAGTTGATTCTGGATTGGATATTCTTGTATTATATGTGGGCAGAAGTCAAAGATTCCTTTATATTCCATCCGTTCATGTTCAGCGGGTGAAAGAAGTGACAGCGGACCAAAATTCTATTGTGTATGACCTTCCTTCAGAAAAACCGATTGAATCTGATTCCCTTTCCATATCATTTCGTGGAATATTGACGAATGCCAGAGGAAGGTTTGTAGAGGTCTATGTAACAGGTAATAAATCGATTCACGGATATTTGACAAGTATCATGAATAATCACTTTGTCTTTTATTCTCCTGTATTCAAAACAGTGTTTATTTCGATGGATCATGTTAAATGGCTAATTCCCTATCCGGAACATAGTTCACCCTATTCCATCAGCAATCAGAAACTTCCAGCTGCTCCTGCCTCGATTCCATTGGCGAGAAGTTTTGAGGACCAGTGCATAAGGTTAGAAAATCAGCTTGTAGTTATTGATGGCGGCGACAGCAGTGAAAAAATAGGTTTACTTCAGAAGGTCTGGAACAACCAATTAATTCTCATAACTGCAGAAAGGAATATCGTATACCGCAATTTAGAACATGTCAAAACGATACATTTCGCATGA
- a CDS encoding arsenic transporter, whose protein sequence is MIQPIVWMTILAFVVTLIFILWRPRGINEAIPATIGAIFVLISGSVSLTDLGIITETISGAAITIMATIIMAIVLESFGFFNWVAEKLAAKAKGSGIRLFWYVNLLCFLMTLFFNNDGSILITTPILVMLLNNMGLKNHQKIPYLLSGGLIATASSAPIGVSNIVNLIALKIVDMDLYLHTAMMFVPATLGLLLLVGLLFLRFKKVIPKTVPVKVSGLTQSSYHPLKPSPTYSSEKERTRFMRNVLLFVFAVRLSLFAASYFAIPVSLMAVIGSLVLLGWRWAYLKISPVDMLKKTPWYILVFAFSMYVIIYGLHNIGLTDLLIDYMRPMVSGSLLHASVMMGALLTVLSNIFNNHPALMVGTLTLMNMDLSPLALKVSYLANVIGSDMGSLLLPMGTLATLMWMHIVRKGKVMITWWEYVKITFVVIPPVTLFTLVVLYYWVSWLFGGALQ, encoded by the coding sequence ATGATTCAACCTATAGTTTGGATGACCATTTTAGCTTTTGTGGTAACGCTCATCTTTATTCTGTGGAGACCTAGAGGAATTAACGAAGCCATTCCTGCTACAATAGGTGCGATTTTTGTTTTAATCAGTGGAAGTGTTTCGCTTACCGACCTTGGTATTATTACGGAAACCATATCGGGAGCAGCAATAACCATTATGGCAACGATCATAATGGCAATTGTATTAGAAAGTTTTGGGTTCTTCAATTGGGTGGCAGAGAAGCTAGCTGCTAAAGCGAAGGGATCAGGTATCCGCTTATTCTGGTATGTTAACCTTCTATGCTTTCTCATGACACTTTTTTTCAATAATGATGGAAGTATTTTAATCACTACTCCCATTCTTGTCATGTTGTTAAACAATATGGGGTTGAAAAATCATCAAAAGATCCCCTATTTATTATCAGGAGGGTTAATTGCTACGGCATCCAGTGCTCCCATTGGGGTCAGCAATATCGTCAATCTCATTGCCTTAAAAATAGTAGATATGGATTTGTATTTGCATACAGCGATGATGTTTGTGCCTGCAACGCTAGGACTGCTGTTACTGGTAGGGCTTCTGTTTCTGCGCTTTAAAAAAGTGATACCGAAAACAGTACCTGTTAAAGTAAGCGGCTTGACTCAAAGTTCCTATCACCCCCTTAAACCTAGTCCAACTTATTCCTCTGAAAAGGAAAGAACTCGGTTTATGCGAAATGTCCTGCTCTTCGTATTTGCCGTACGTCTCAGCCTTTTTGCAGCATCATACTTTGCTATTCCTGTATCTTTAATGGCCGTTATAGGCTCCCTGGTCCTTTTAGGCTGGAGGTGGGCATATTTAAAAATTTCACCCGTCGATATGCTGAAAAAAACACCATGGTATATTCTCGTCTTCGCCTTCAGCATGTATGTTATTATTTATGGTCTGCATAATATTGGTTTAACAGATTTGCTTATTGATTATATGCGTCCAATGGTATCAGGAAGCCTGCTTCATGCAAGTGTCATGATGGGAGCACTATTAACGGTTCTCTCTAACATCTTTAACAATCACCCTGCACTCATGGTCGGAACGCTTACGTTAATGAATATGGACCTTAGCCCGCTAGCTTTAAAAGTCTCTTATTTAGCAAATGTGATTGGAAGTGATATGGGGTCATTATTACTGCCTATGGGAACGCTCGCGACACTAATGTGGATGCATATCGTTAGAAAAGGAAAAGTCATGATTACTTGGTGGGAATATGTAAAAATCACATTTGTTGTCATTCCCCCCGTGACATTGTTTACATTAGTTGTCTTATATTATTGGGTTTCATGGTTATTTGGCGGAGCACTACAGTAA
- the aroD gene encoding type I 3-dehydroquinate dehydratase — protein MKRSVSVKGITIGEGAPKICVPMVGKTIAELTEEAQFLITVDLDVVEWRVDFFEQVEELEKVKEALGAIRSILHDTPLIFTFRSAKEGGEKEISASYYFELNKVMAESDHIDIIDVELFNDEEEIKTLISVAHSHNVYVIISNHDFEKTPSKEEIVSRLRKAQELGGDLPKIAVMPRNAGDVLILLDATNTMNEQYADRPIITMSMAGKGVISRLTGELFGSALTFGAAKKASAPGQVPVTELRDILLLINRSL, from the coding sequence ATGAAAAGAAGTGTTTCGGTTAAGGGGATAACGATAGGGGAAGGGGCTCCGAAAATTTGCGTCCCTATGGTAGGTAAAACGATTGCAGAGCTAACAGAGGAAGCACAATTCCTTATAACGGTTGACTTAGATGTAGTAGAATGGCGTGTTGATTTTTTTGAACAGGTGGAAGAACTGGAGAAAGTAAAAGAGGCTCTAGGTGCAATTCGTTCGATCCTTCATGATACACCGCTTATTTTTACATTCCGAAGTGCAAAAGAAGGCGGAGAAAAGGAAATCAGCGCTTCGTACTATTTTGAATTAAATAAGGTAATGGCCGAAAGTGATCACATTGATATCATTGATGTTGAGCTATTTAATGATGAGGAAGAGATAAAAACACTTATTTCTGTGGCGCATAGCCACAATGTGTATGTCATTATTTCTAATCATGATTTTGAGAAAACACCATCAAAGGAAGAGATTGTATCCCGTTTACGGAAGGCTCAGGAGTTGGGCGGAGATTTACCGAAGATTGCCGTTATGCCGAGGAACGCTGGGGACGTATTGATCTTATTGGACGCCACTAATACCATGAACGAGCAATACGCAGACAGACCGATTATTACAATGTCCATGGCGGGTAAGGGAGTGATTAGCCGTCTAACCGGTGAGCTTTTTGGGTCTGCCTTAACATTTGGTGCTGCAAAGAAGGCCTCAGCTCCAGGGCAGGTGCCTGTCACCGAGTTAAGGGACATTTTATTACTTATTAATAGAAGTTTATAA